One genomic segment of Aulosira sp. FACHB-615 includes these proteins:
- the glyS gene encoding glycine--tRNA ligase subunit beta: protein MPNFLLEVGTEELPANFLSDAIVQWRSRIPQTLAANSLNSYAVEVYGTPRRLAVLIKGLPQQQPDREEEIKGPPAQAAFKDGQPTPAAIGFAKKQGVELDALQVSPTDKGDFVFVNKKTPGRPVAEILTELVPQWIFTLEGKRLMRWGDGDVRFSRPVRWLVALLNEAILPIELVNGSDRINSDRISHGHRVLHPATITINQATDYVDTLRSAYVVVDDNERATTIAKEVHAAVNSVNGSTEIYPDLLTEVTNLVEWPSPVVGKFDAEFLNLPTEVITTVMVSHQRYFPVFKGENHQELLPNFITVSNGDPTKSDIIAKGNERVIRARLADGQFFYNADIAKPLESFLPQLEKVTFQEDLGSLRVKVNRVVNIAEQIATQLGLSATDSQNIQRAALLCKADLVSQMVYEFPELQGIMGQKYALASGENAAVATAIFEHYLPRGADDILPSTLTGQVVGLADRLDTLVSIFGLGMIPSGSSDPFALRRAANAIVNIAWAANLGINLDNLLQQTAANFAQEYNKESGTLVTSLQEFFLQRIRTLLQEEKQIDYDLVNAVLGENDPEYTERALQDLLDVRDRALYLQQIRNDGTLDKIYETVNRSTRLAAQGDLDTKQLEPANLINPELFQKSSEKAFYDAIVELVPQTQTAQQSRNYQLLIAALAKIAPTVSNFFDGPESVLVMDTNPDIKRNRLNLLGLLRNHARVLADFGAIVKNL from the coding sequence ATGCCGAATTTTTTATTGGAAGTTGGTACAGAAGAACTACCTGCAAATTTTCTCAGTGATGCTATCGTACAATGGCGATCGCGCATTCCTCAAACTTTGGCAGCTAATAGTCTCAACAGTTACGCGGTAGAAGTTTACGGTACTCCCCGACGCTTGGCGGTGCTTATCAAGGGTCTACCACAGCAACAACCAGACCGGGAAGAAGAAATTAAAGGCCCTCCCGCCCAAGCAGCTTTTAAAGATGGTCAACCCACACCAGCAGCTATCGGCTTTGCCAAAAAGCAAGGTGTGGAACTTGATGCGCTACAAGTTAGCCCGACGGATAAAGGCGATTTTGTATTTGTTAACAAAAAAACTCCTGGTCGCCCGGTAGCGGAAATTTTGACCGAACTTGTTCCCCAATGGATTTTTACGTTAGAAGGTAAGCGGTTGATGCGCTGGGGTGATGGCGATGTGAGATTTTCGCGTCCGGTGCGTTGGTTGGTGGCGTTGTTGAATGAGGCAATTTTGCCGATAGAATTGGTGAATGGTTCGGATAGAATTAACAGCGATCGCATTTCTCATGGTCATCGTGTTTTACATCCCGCAACTATCACTATTAACCAAGCAACTGATTACGTTGATACTCTGCGTTCTGCTTATGTAGTGGTTGATGACAATGAACGTGCAACGACAATTGCAAAAGAAGTTCACGCCGCCGTTAATTCGGTCAATGGTTCCACAGAAATCTATCCCGATTTATTAACAGAAGTAACTAATTTGGTGGAATGGCCTTCGCCAGTTGTGGGTAAATTTGACGCGGAATTTTTGAATTTACCCACAGAAGTTATTACAACTGTCATGGTCAGCCACCAAAGATATTTTCCTGTTTTTAAAGGAGAAAATCATCAAGAACTATTACCAAATTTCATCACAGTTTCTAATGGCGACCCGACAAAATCAGATATCATTGCTAAAGGTAATGAACGAGTCATCCGCGCCCGATTAGCTGATGGACAGTTTTTCTATAACGCCGATATCGCTAAACCTTTAGAAAGCTTTTTACCCCAGTTAGAAAAAGTAACTTTCCAAGAAGATTTAGGTTCCCTGCGTGTCAAGGTAAATCGTGTAGTTAATATTGCCGAGCAAATTGCCACACAACTGGGATTATCAGCAACAGATAGCCAAAATATTCAACGCGCTGCTTTATTGTGTAAAGCTGATTTAGTCAGCCAAATGGTGTATGAATTCCCAGAATTGCAAGGCATTATGGGGCAGAAATATGCTTTAGCAAGTGGCGAAAATGCCGCAGTGGCAACAGCAATTTTTGAACATTATTTACCACGGGGAGCCGATGACATTTTACCTTCAACTTTAACAGGTCAAGTTGTCGGTTTGGCTGATAGATTAGATACTTTAGTCAGTATTTTTGGCTTAGGGATGATTCCTTCTGGCTCATCTGATCCCTTTGCTTTACGTCGGGCGGCGAATGCGATTGTAAATATTGCTTGGGCTGCGAATTTAGGAATTAATTTAGATAATTTATTGCAGCAAACAGCCGCTAATTTTGCTCAGGAATATAACAAAGAATCAGGGACATTAGTCACAAGCTTGCAAGAATTTTTCCTGCAAAGAATTCGGACATTATTGCAAGAAGAAAAACAAATTGATTACGATTTGGTGAATGCTGTATTGGGCGAAAATGACCCAGAGTATACAGAAAGAGCGTTGCAGGATTTATTAGATGTCCGCGATCGCGCCTTATATCTGCAACAAATCCGCAACGATGGTACTCTCGATAAAATCTACGAAACTGTCAACCGTTCTACCCGCCTCGCCGCCCAAGGTGATTTAGACACCAAACAGCTAGAACCAGCAAATTTAATCAATCCCGAACTATTCCAAAAGTCATCCGAAAAAGCATTTTACGATGCCATTGTGGAATTAGTACCCCAAACCCAAACTGCCCAGCAATCACGGAACTATCAACTGTTAATTGCAGCGTTAGCAAAAATCGCCCCTACTGTCAGTAATTTCTTTGATGGCCCGGAAAGCGTCTTAGTTATGGATACCAACCCAGATATTAAGCGCAATCGCTTGAATTTGCTCGGATTGTTGCGAAATCACGCGCGAGTGTTAGCTGACTTTGGGGCGATCGTCAAAAATCTGTAG
- a CDS encoding DNA phosphorothioation system restriction enzyme yields MYLTQNSVQQLPTFRLRIPFAREGKGNYHHQALPGCPRTPLSLQLRQYQRQAVTNWFANNGRGTLKMATGSGKTITALAIACELYQQINLQVLLVVCPYRHLVTQWGRECEKFNLQPILAFENVRSWQSQLSTQLYNLRSGSQGFITIITTNSTLIGEGFQSQLKYLPPKTLIIGDEAHNLGAPKLEESLPRRVGLRLALSATPERYFDDSGTQSLFDYFGPVLQPEFTLRDAIAQGALVHYLYYPILVELTETESIAYLKLTKKIGRSLLYRERKTENSPNFEDNEDLKPLLMQRARLIGAAANKLSALRQLMTTRRDTTHTLFYCSDGSLETGRSSLQQLKAVVKILGGDLGYKVSTYTAQTPLAEREVLRRQFENGELQGLVAIRCLDEGVDIPAIKTAVILSSSGNPRQFIQRRGRVLRPHPSKERATIYDMIVLPPDLDRETIEVERNLLRKELRRFVEFADLADNAGEARMKLLDLQKRYGLLDV; encoded by the coding sequence ATGTACCTGACGCAAAATTCAGTGCAGCAGCTACCCACTTTCCGGCTAAGAATACCGTTTGCTAGGGAAGGTAAGGGTAATTACCATCACCAAGCACTACCAGGCTGTCCGAGGACACCGTTATCTCTGCAATTGCGCCAGTATCAGCGCCAAGCTGTTACTAACTGGTTTGCGAATAATGGCAGAGGGACGTTAAAAATGGCGACTGGTAGTGGTAAAACTATTACTGCATTGGCGATCGCTTGTGAATTGTACCAGCAAATTAACTTACAAGTGCTGTTGGTGGTGTGTCCCTATCGTCATCTTGTTACCCAATGGGGGCGAGAATGCGAAAAGTTTAATTTACAACCGATATTAGCCTTTGAGAATGTCCGCAGTTGGCAAAGTCAACTTTCTACCCAACTTTACAATTTGCGTTCTGGTTCTCAAGGCTTTATCACCATCATTACCACCAACTCGACATTAATTGGTGAAGGTTTTCAATCGCAACTCAAGTATTTACCGCCGAAAACTTTAATTATTGGTGATGAAGCCCATAATTTAGGCGCACCCAAGTTAGAAGAAAGTTTACCCCGGCGGGTTGGGTTGCGGTTGGCTTTATCTGCCACACCGGAAAGATATTTTGATGATAGCGGTACGCAATCTTTATTTGATTATTTCGGCCCGGTGCTGCAACCAGAATTTACATTGCGGGATGCGATCGCACAAGGCGCTTTGGTACATTATTTGTATTATCCAATTTTGGTAGAGTTAACGGAAACCGAAAGCATTGCTTATTTAAAGTTAACTAAAAAAATCGGGCGTTCTTTACTGTATCGAGAACGCAAAACTGAAAATTCACCCAACTTTGAAGACAACGAAGATTTAAAACCTCTATTAATGCAACGGGCGAGATTAATTGGTGCAGCCGCCAATAAATTATCCGCCTTACGGCAATTAATGACAACACGCCGCGATACTACTCATACACTGTTTTATTGTAGTGATGGTTCGTTGGAAACGGGACGTTCATCTCTCCAACAACTCAAAGCCGTTGTGAAAATTTTGGGAGGAGATTTAGGTTATAAAGTTAGTACCTACACAGCCCAAACGCCTTTAGCCGAAAGAGAAGTTTTACGCCGTCAATTTGAAAATGGCGAGTTACAAGGTTTAGTCGCCATTCGCTGTTTAGATGAAGGCGTTGATATTCCCGCCATTAAAACTGCGGTGATATTATCGAGTTCTGGAAATCCTCGCCAATTTATTCAACGCCGGGGCAGAGTTTTACGTCCCCATCCGAGTAAGGAACGGGCGACGATTTACGATATGATTGTGCTGCCACCAGATTTAGACAGGGAAACTATAGAAGTTGAACGCAATTTATTAAGAAAAGAACTGCGGCGCTTTGTAGAATTTGCCGATTTAGCCGATAACGCTGGGGAAGCAAGAATGAAATTGTTAGATTTACAAAAACGCTATGGATTATTAGATGTTTAA
- the murD gene encoding UDP-N-acetylmuramoyl-L-alanine--D-glutamate ligase — protein sequence MSKAHVIGLGKSGVAAARLLKREGWEVDLGDRNTSDTFLQQQQELAAEQITVKLGYSLDLTDTDLPQLIVVSPGVPWDIPVLVKARELGIETIGEMELAWRHLKSQPWVAITGTNGKTTTTALIAAIFQAAGFDAPACGNIGYAACEVALSPKLPDWVIGEISSYQIESSSSLAPRIGVWTTFTPDHLARHQTLENYYDIKAKLLKQSQLQVFNGDDAYLNKVGLNHWPDAYWTSVKGQDFLIGDKGFYIEDGWVIEKINATSTPTRIIPASALRMVGEHNLQNLLMAVAAARLADIQPDAITKAIEQFPGVPHRLEHICTWEGVDFINDSKATNYDAAEVGLASVKSPTILIAGGEAKPGDDTGWLAKIQAKAASVLLIGAAAPAFAQRLQEVGYTNYEIVETMAKAVPRSAELAKQHQAPVVLLSPACASFDQYPNFEVRGDDFRQLCLAWAAR from the coding sequence ATGTCCAAAGCTCATGTGATTGGATTAGGTAAGTCCGGTGTTGCTGCGGCGAGATTGTTGAAACGGGAAGGATGGGAGGTGGATCTAGGCGATCGCAACACCTCTGATACCTTCCTGCAACAACAACAAGAACTTGCTGCCGAACAAATCACCGTTAAACTAGGATATTCCCTAGATTTAACCGATACTGATTTACCCCAATTAATTGTTGTTAGTCCCGGTGTACCTTGGGATATTCCCGTGTTAGTCAAAGCACGAGAACTAGGGATTGAAACAATTGGTGAAATGGAACTTGCTTGGCGACATTTAAAATCCCAGCCTTGGGTAGCCATCACGGGTACAAACGGCAAAACGACCACCACAGCCTTAATCGCCGCCATTTTCCAAGCAGCCGGTTTTGATGCTCCCGCCTGCGGTAACATCGGCTATGCAGCTTGTGAAGTCGCCCTATCCCCCAAACTTCCCGATTGGGTAATTGGCGAAATTAGCAGCTATCAAATCGAATCATCTTCATCCTTAGCACCCCGCATCGGCGTGTGGACAACATTTACACCCGACCACCTCGCCCGTCACCAAACTTTAGAAAATTACTACGACATCAAAGCCAAGCTGTTAAAGCAGTCTCAGTTACAAGTATTTAACGGCGATGATGCTTATTTAAATAAAGTCGGTTTGAATCATTGGCCTGATGCTTATTGGACAAGTGTCAAAGGTCAAGATTTTTTAATTGGTGACAAAGGTTTTTACATTGAAGATGGCTGGGTGATTGAGAAAATCAACGCCACCTCAACACCAACCAGAATTATTCCAGCCTCTGCATTGCGTATGGTCGGAGAACACAACCTGCAAAATCTCCTCATGGCCGTAGCCGCAGCCAGATTAGCAGACATTCAACCCGACGCAATTACCAAAGCCATTGAACAATTCCCTGGCGTTCCCCACCGCTTAGAACATATCTGCACTTGGGAAGGCGTGGACTTTATCAACGACAGTAAAGCCACCAACTACGACGCAGCCGAAGTTGGGTTAGCCTCAGTGAAAAGTCCGACAATTTTGATTGCGGGGGGAGAAGCCAAACCCGGCGATGATACAGGTTGGTTAGCCAAAATCCAAGCCAAAGCCGCATCTGTATTATTAATTGGCGCAGCTGCACCAGCCTTTGCCCAACGCTTACAAGAAGTGGGTTACACCAATTACGAAATCGTGGAAACAATGGCAAAAGCTGTACCTCGGTCAGCAGAATTAGCTAAACAACACCAAGCACCTGTAGTTTTGCTGTCTCCCGCTTGTGCAAGTTTTGACCAGTATCCTAACTTTGAAGTGCGCGGTGACGACTTCCGCCAGTTGTGTTTAGCTTGGGCTGCGCGTTGA
- the lexA gene encoding transcriptional repressor LexA, translating into MERLTEAQQELYEWLAEYIRLHQHSPSIRQMMQAMNLKSPAPIQSRLEHLRNKGYIEWTEGKARTIRILHPAKQGVPILGNIAAGGLIEPYTEAADYLDFGNFALPPQTYALRVTGDSMIEDLIADGDVVFLRPVLEPDQLKNGTIVAARVDGYGNTLKRFYRNGDRVTLQPANQKYSPIEVSAMQVQVQGSLVGVWRGYN; encoded by the coding sequence ATGGAACGACTAACAGAAGCGCAACAAGAATTATATGAATGGTTGGCAGAATATATCCGACTTCACCAACATTCTCCTTCAATTCGCCAAATGATGCAAGCGATGAATTTAAAGTCGCCAGCACCAATTCAAAGCCGCTTAGAACATTTAAGAAATAAAGGCTACATTGAATGGACTGAAGGTAAAGCTCGCACAATTCGGATTTTACATCCAGCCAAGCAAGGTGTACCAATTTTAGGTAATATTGCGGCTGGTGGTTTAATTGAACCTTACACTGAGGCTGCCGATTATTTAGATTTTGGCAACTTTGCTTTACCGCCACAAACCTATGCTTTGCGGGTAACAGGCGACAGTATGATTGAAGATTTAATTGCTGATGGTGATGTGGTATTTTTAAGGCCTGTTCTAGAACCAGATCAGTTAAAAAATGGCACAATTGTGGCAGCAAGGGTGGATGGTTACGGTAATACATTAAAACGTTTTTACCGCAATGGCGATCGCGTTACTCTCCAACCTGCTAACCAAAAGTATAGCCCGATTGAAGTTTCGGCAATGCAGGTACAGGTGCAAGGTTCTCTTGTCGGCGTTTGGCGTGGATACAACTGA
- a CDS encoding AAA family ATPase: MKLTSIKLCNFRSFYGRTPEIVLAGGDILNTTIIHGNNGAGKTSLLNAFTWVLYEKFSAAFASTEQLVNKRAIAEAKTGQSIECWVEVNWEHEGKRYNAKRQCRIYKDKTDLESLKTELLMQVAGDDGRWYFPLQKPEEIIGQILPASLHQYFFFDGERIEEIVRSDKKAEIAEAIKIFLGVEVINRSIKHLSEAKKSLENELKAIGDSEIKQLLKEQDKLEQEIAQINTRQTEIKQELEYQQNFKKETGNRLLELSAAKELQDRRQELENQKAAHQESWRQTRDALKKIISARGYTILLSDTTQQFRTILNDLKARGELTSGISREFINELLKSNRCICGTELNAGSHHHTHVNHWLEKAGSSVVEETAIRMSAQVDEIDKQAVAFWEEVDREQTRINQLRQNISQIELELDTIQERLRKDANEEISSLQKRLDEIESKIDELNREQGANQQRISHLKTEIDALVKQIAKQKLNEEKQLLAQRRINATQDAIERLTEVKHRQEKQFRLQLEQRLQEIFTSISFAPYLPKISDKYELTLVENTTGVESLVAASTGENQILSLSFIASIIDKVREWSEKRKVLTVPNSSTFPIVMDSPFGSLDESYRRRIAQTLPELANQLIILVTKTQWRGEVEQEMVNRIGREYVLTYYSSKPDCEQDYIELGEERYPLVKQSPNEFEYTEVMVVERNW; this comes from the coding sequence ATGAAGCTCACTTCCATTAAACTGTGTAACTTTCGCTCTTTTTATGGCAGAACACCGGAGATAGTTTTGGCTGGCGGTGATATTCTCAACACCACAATTATTCATGGTAATAATGGAGCGGGAAAAACCAGTTTACTGAATGCCTTTACCTGGGTATTATATGAGAAGTTTAGTGCTGCCTTTGCTTCAACAGAACAGTTGGTGAACAAAAGAGCGATCGCAGAAGCTAAAACTGGGCAATCGATAGAATGTTGGGTAGAAGTAAACTGGGAACATGAAGGTAAACGTTACAACGCCAAACGCCAATGTCGCATATATAAAGATAAAACTGACTTGGAATCTCTCAAAACAGAATTATTAATGCAAGTGGCTGGGGATGATGGTAGATGGTATTTTCCACTGCAAAAACCAGAAGAAATCATTGGGCAGATTTTACCCGCAAGTTTACATCAATACTTCTTCTTTGATGGAGAACGCATTGAAGAAATAGTTCGTTCTGATAAAAAAGCCGAAATAGCCGAAGCTATCAAAATTTTCTTGGGTGTGGAGGTAATTAACCGTTCTATAAAACATCTTAGTGAAGCCAAGAAAAGTTTAGAAAATGAATTAAAAGCCATCGGTGACTCAGAAATTAAACAACTTCTCAAAGAACAAGACAAGTTAGAACAGGAAATTGCCCAGATAAACACCAGACAAACAGAAATTAAACAAGAGTTAGAATATCAACAAAACTTTAAAAAAGAAACCGGGAATCGTTTACTCGAACTGAGTGCAGCGAAAGAATTGCAAGACAGACGACAAGAATTAGAAAATCAAAAAGCCGCGCATCAAGAATCATGGCGGCAAACCAGAGATGCACTCAAAAAAATCATTTCTGCACGCGGTTATACAATTTTGCTGTCAGACACCACTCAACAATTTCGGACAATTCTCAATGATTTGAAAGCACGCGGCGAATTAACATCGGGTATTTCGCGGGAATTTATTAACGAATTACTCAAAAGTAATCGCTGTATTTGTGGAACAGAATTAAATGCCGGCAGTCATCATCATACTCATGTAAACCATTGGTTAGAAAAGGCTGGTTCTTCGGTTGTGGAAGAAACAGCAATTCGCATGAGCGCCCAAGTCGATGAAATTGATAAGCAAGCCGTAGCATTTTGGGAAGAAGTTGATAGAGAACAAACAAGAATTAATCAGTTACGGCAAAACATCTCACAAATTGAACTTGAATTAGACACGATTCAAGAACGGTTGCGTAAAGATGCGAACGAAGAAATTAGTAGTTTACAAAAACGCTTAGATGAAATTGAAAGTAAAATTGATGAATTAAACCGAGAACAAGGTGCAAATCAACAGCGAATTTCCCATTTAAAAACTGAGATTGATGCTTTGGTAAAACAAATCGCCAAGCAGAAACTCAATGAAGAAAAGCAATTACTCGCCCAAAGACGTATCAACGCCACTCAAGACGCGATTGAAAGATTAACTGAAGTCAAACATCGGCAAGAAAAACAATTTCGGTTGCAATTAGAACAGCGATTACAGGAAATATTCACATCAATATCTTTTGCGCCTTATCTCCCGAAAATTAGCGATAAATATGAACTCACTTTAGTAGAAAATACCACCGGAGTCGAATCACTTGTTGCCGCATCTACAGGAGAAAACCAAATTCTCAGTTTGTCTTTTATTGCCAGTATTATTGATAAAGTCCGCGAATGGAGTGAAAAGCGCAAAGTTTTAACTGTACCGAATAGCAGCACTTTTCCCATTGTGATGGATTCTCCATTTGGGAGCTTGGATGAAAGTTATCGTCGTCGCATTGCTCAAACATTACCTGAGTTAGCAAATCAGTTAATTATTTTAGTGACGAAAACTCAATGGCGTGGTGAAGTAGAGCAAGAAATGGTGAATAGAATTGGGCGGGAATATGTGTTGACTTATTATTCCTCTAAGCCTGATTGTGAGCAAGATTATATTGAGTTGGGTGAGGAAAGATATCCGTTAGTAAAGCAAAGTCCAAATGAGTTTGAATATACTGAGGTGATGGTGGTTGAGCGTAATTGGTGA